From Anopheles coluzzii chromosome 3, AcolN3, whole genome shotgun sequence, the proteins below share one genomic window:
- the LOC120957527 gene encoding uncharacterized protein LOC120957527, which yields MSGNGVNLHDLRLKLFGPTLDDSVLYGVDRMIDCFRRCKDTPRVPVRSASFYRSCETLPPLEPNTPSPATFEPPAAKLSPDEMDLIIDAIVQSRRQNGQRYARKVNAAPARRVKPSEPRLRETRWALARINEFDDGGKTYEIMKPLDGSRLPTGTSVSTDTEIVFALLQNGTTLTYRIQPGESFDRAR from the exons aTGAGTGGAAACGGTGTCAACTTGCACGATTTGCGGTTGAAACTTTTCGGCCCAACGCTGGACGATTCCGTGCTCTACGGAGTGGATCGCATGATTGACTGCTTTCGAAGGTGCAAAGATACGCCCAGAGTGCCGGTCCGGAGTGCCAGCTTCTACCGGTCCTGTGAAACTTTACCCCCGCTCGAGCCGAACACTCCCTCACCTGCAACCTTCGAACCACCAGCAGCGAAGCTTTCGCCCGACGAGATGG ATCTTATCATTGACGCAATTGTTCAGTCTCGCCGGCAGAACGGTCAACGGTATGCGCGGAAGGTGAACGCAGCACCGGCCCGGAGAGTCAAACCGTCGGAGCCGCGACTACGCGAAACCCGGTGGGCCCTGGCGCGCATCAACGAGTTTGACGATGGTGGCAAAACTTACGAAATTATGAAGCCACTAGACGGGAGCAGGCTGCCAACGGGGACGTCGGTGTCGACGGATACGGAAATTGTTTTCGCCCTGCTGCAAAACGGCACCACACTCACGTACCGCATCCAGCCAGGGGAATCGTTCGACCGAGCACGATGA